CTGGACAACCCCGATCTGGCCTTGCGTCTCCAGCAGGTCGAGCGGCGCATTGGTGTGCTGAAATACGAGCTTTCCGCCACAGGGTTCGAGGACAGCTTCCGCAACCGCACCCAATCCATCACCCAGGAACTGGCCGGCGCCGTGGCCGAACGCGCAGCCATCCAAGCGGAAACCGACAGGCTAACCCTGGTGGCCCCCATGGCCGCCACCATCACCGACATTTCGCCCAACTTACAGCCCGGCCAGTGGATCAATGGCCGCGAACCCATCCTGGGCTTGCGCGTCGGCACCGTGCTGGAAGCCTATGTTGCCGAATCCGACCTTCCCCGCATCGCAAAAAACAACTCGGCCCGCTTCATCCCCGAAGGCGGCGGCACGGCTATGGACGCCACCATCGCCGCCATCGACCGTGTCGCCGTTAAGGCGCTCACCGAACCATCCCTGGCCGCCCCCTATGGCGGCACCATCCCCGCCCGCTTCGCCGACAAGACCCTGGTGCCCGACGGCGCCCTTTACCGCGTCCGCCTGGCCACCGACACCCCAACCGCTTTCGCCGCCCCCATGCGCGGCCAAATCCACATGGATGGACAACGTCAATCCCTGATGGGCAGCGCCCTGCGATCCGCCGCCGCCGTGCTGATCCGCGAATGGGGCTTCTGAATTGAGGAGATCGTCATGAGAAAACTGCCCTTGGCCCTGGTCATCCTGACCCTGCTGTCACCGCTGAACGCCATTTCCGCGGACAAGCCCGAAGCGAATCCGGATGCGGTCTATGCATCCAACCGCGCCGTCGATCTGGAGGTGATGCGCCTGCGCCTGGGAACCAATCCATCCCCAGGTGCGACGGCCACACTGATTGAGGCCGAGGACCTGCTGCGCCGCTTCAAGCAAGCCCCTGCCAAGGACAAACCCGCTTTGCGGTCACAGATCGACGCAGCCGTGGCCCGGATGGAAATGGACGCGGCCACCATGAAGCAGAGGGATGGAAAGCTGCCGGGGGATTGACAGCAGCAGTACCGTCAATCGGGAAGCCCCTTTGATCCGTTCATAGCGCCAATCCCAGATTCACCCTCCTTCCTCTACGACACGAGGCTGGTACAATCCATTTTGGTCCAAACTGGAAGATAACTACGGATTATCGATCCGGGCGCAGAAGGCGCCACACGGGGCTTGCCGCCATAGACCCTACGCTGCCGCGCCTGGATCAGCGCCAGGGTGATTGATCCGCTGGTGAATGAAAATGCCGATACCAGGATCTCCTGGCGGGCCAGCTCACGCTATCACGGTGCTGGCCGAACACTGCCGACAGTCAGCGCCAGCCGCAGTTCGTCGTGATCAAATGCCGTCTCCATACGCTCGATCTCCGACGGCTTGACGTGCATGGAGGCCGCCACCGTTTTCCACTGCGCTGTCGCGGCGGCAACTTCCCGGATGATGGCATCGGCGTCGGTCTGGGCCAAACCGAAATACCCGGCACTCTCCCGCGCCAGCTCAATCGAGCAGGTGCCTTCGTCCAGGCTGATATTGGTCGACAGGATGTGCGCCTTCACGTCGGCTGGAACCGGATTCAGGTCGTAGGCCGGTGACAGCCGCCAGCCATTCTCGCCCGCCCACAAAAAACCGTGATTACGCAGATGGTCATCGACATTCGACACCAGGATGTTGAACACCATCCGCCGGAACAGTTCGGCGGCATCGGCGTCAGTGTCGGAGCCATAGGTCCGCAGGGCTGCCTCACCTTTGGCATGCCGAGCAGGCTATACCGCTGCGCTTGGGCTGCGTCAGTGATCACCAACAGATTTTCCGCGTTCTTTTCCTGGGCGGCACGGCTGAAGTTGAAACTGCCGGTGATGACGCGTTCCCGGTCAATCACCATGATCTTGTTGTGGGCGATGGCGTGTTCGCGATCGACAGTCACAGGCACCTTGGCAATGACCAATGTGTCGGCCGCAATCTGTCCCTTGTTTTCACATGCCGCCTTTTCAGCCCGGCAGAAATTCGATTTGTCGAGGATGGCCCTGACGTCGACGCCCCGCTTCTTAGCGGCAACCAGCGCCTTGACGATATCGGGATTGGTGAAGCTGTACGCCTGAACCAAGACTTCCCGCTTGGCAGCGGCGATTTGATCCACGATCACGGCGGTGCAATCCTCACCGGGGGTGAAGCATACGCGAATATCGCTGGCATAAGCTGTGCCGAACGCTAGAGCATTTTCACATCGAGCGTCCATATCCGTCGTGGGCGAAGAAATTGGCGCATTCCTCGGGCGGAAACAGGTCGATGAGTTTTCCGATCACGTCCCATAAGGTGTTGATGGTGCGGGCTTGCGCCTTTCGCAGCAGGCTCTTGAGCTTGGCGAAGGCGAGCTCGATGGGATTGAGGTCTGGGGAGTAGGGCGGCAGATACCGCAGGGTGGCCCCTCGGGCTTCGATGAGTTGCTTGACCCCTGCCACCTTGTGGGCGGGCAGATTGTCCATTACGACGATGTCGCCGGGCCGCAAGGTCGGAGCCAGGACCTGCTCGACATAGGCCAGGAAGATCGCGCCATTCATCGCCTTGTCGATGACGAAGGGGGCGGAGATTCCGTCATGCCGGAGCGCCCCGACGAAGGTGGTCATTTTCCAATGACCGTGCGGCACCGCAGCCAGCAGCCGCTGACCGCGCGGCGCCCGTCCGTAGCGCCGGGTCATGTTGGTCGATGCCCCGGTTTCATCAAGGAAGACCAAGCGGGTTGGGTCCAGCGCCGGCTGCTCGGCTCGCCAGGCGATGCGTCCTTCGGCTACGTCGGGACGTTCCTGCTCGGCAGCATGCGCACTCTTTTTTTCAGACTGAGGTCGAGCCGCTCAAGCGTGTTCCACAGGCCGCCGACGCTGATCGACACGCCCAATTCGGCCAGAACCCAGGCGCGCAACTCAGCCAGCGTGGCATCGGGCTCGACCTTGATCTGCGCCTGCAACGCCTCAAGGTGAGCCGCCAGCTTCTGTCCTGGCCGCCCAGGCCGTGGCTTCACCGTCGTCTCGCCGGTGGCCCGGCGGCGGCCTTGGGCCTTGTAGATGTACGAAACGCTCACCCGGAACAGCGGCGCCACCTCGTAGGCGCTCATGCCGCTGTCCACAGCCGCCAAAACTCTATCGCGCAAGTCCTGAGAATAGGACTGCCCTGAGCGCCACGTCATCGCATCATCCTCGGGAGCGTTGTTACCGAAGATGTTGAATCACAAAATGACCTCAGGGGGAATCCTCTACCGATTCCGCTCGGCGTGAAACCGCTCTAGGAAGAGGACAAGAAGGGGGGCAGTGAATATTTTCAACATGAGAGCCCCTGGATCAACTGCGAAGAAGGTCAGACAGCTTAGGACGCTGGCCTTCTGGAAATGGCAAGGGGCGGCATACGCTCATGGCCAGGAATCC
This is a stretch of genomic DNA from Magnetospirillum gryphiswaldense MSR-1 v2. It encodes these proteins:
- a CDS encoding HipA domain-containing protein — translated: MVFNILVSNVDDHLRNHGFLWAGENGWRLSPAYDLNPVPADVKAHILSTNISLDEGTCSIELARESAGYFGLAQTDADAIIREVAAATAQWKTVAASMHVKPSEIERMETAFDHDELRLALTVGSVRPAP
- a CDS encoding IS630 family transposase (programmed frameshift), with translation MTWRSGQSYSQDLRDRVLAAVDSGMSAYEVAPLFRVSVSYIYKAQGRRRATGETTVKPRPGRPGQKLAAHLEALQAQIKVEPDATLAELRAWVLAELGVSISVGGLWNTLERLDLSPEKKSAHAAEQERPDVAEGRIAWRAEQPALDPTRLVFLDETGASTNMTRRYGRAPRGQRLLAAVPHGHWKMTTFVGALRHDGISAPFVIDKAMNGAIFLAYVEQVLAPTLRPGDIVVMDNLPAHKVAGVKQLIEARGATLRYLPPYSPDLNPIELAFAKLKSLLRKAQARTINTLWDVIGKLIDLFPPEECANFFAHDGYGRSM